From Pirellulales bacterium, one genomic window encodes:
- a CDS encoding thioesterase family protein, whose amino-acid sequence MSNDADLLAEFPVILTLPVQWGDQDAMQHVNNVVYFRWCESARIEYFGRIGLADRRTAEHVGPILASIKCDFRRQLNFPDTIRIGARIVRIGRTSLTMTHRVESQAQRAIVAEAESTMVVFDYDSGKPHPVPDAMRTAIESLEGRTFAQGQ is encoded by the coding sequence ATGTCGAACGATGCTGACCTGCTGGCCGAGTTCCCGGTGATCCTCACGTTGCCCGTACAGTGGGGAGACCAGGATGCCATGCAGCACGTGAACAACGTGGTGTACTTTCGCTGGTGCGAGTCGGCGCGGATCGAGTACTTCGGCCGCATCGGCCTGGCCGATCGACGTACGGCCGAACACGTCGGCCCGATCCTGGCGTCGATCAAGTGCGACTTCCGCCGGCAGTTGAACTTTCCCGACACAATCCGCATCGGCGCGCGGATCGTACGCATCGGCCGCACCAGCCTGACGATGACGCATCGCGTCGAGAGCCAAGCGCAGCGGGCGATCGTGGCCGAGGCCGAATCAACGATGGTCGTCTTCGATTACGACTCGGGCAAGCCGCATCCTGTGCCCGACGCCATGCGCACCGCGATCGAATCGCTGGAAGGGCGCACATTCGCGCAAGGGCAGTAG